Within the Rosa rugosa chromosome 2, drRosRugo1.1, whole genome shotgun sequence genome, the region AGATTACTTGGAGGAAGGAGATTTTATTAACTTCACCAAAACTGCAGGCTTCTCACTGCAGACGAGCTCGATCCCTACAGATTCAATACCATCTTCTAGATCTTCGCCCTCCATcggttcttcctcttcttcctctctctccaaATCACCCCAATAGCAACTGGCTCTTCCTAAATTTCAGAAGGAACAGAAATGTAACgttatataatatgcaaatgaTACAGTCTAATGccaattacaactttgtagGCGCCATTCTACTAGTGAAACCTGATTGTCCAAATCACAAGCCATACCTCATAATTAGGCTGATCTTGTTGCTGAACACCAAACACGTCGCCATACAATGGTTGGCCATAGTATTAAGAAACCAAAGAAAAGCTGTTAGTAAAAAATCAATAATTGAATAAAGAAGTTTAGATCCCGTACATATGATAGAAATGCCGAGCACTTCAAAAAACTTCTTAAACAGAGGCTTTCCACAGCCACCTACATGATTACCAAAGCTAGCTCCGGTGGGGATGGGAGCATTCAGTCCAGGGATTTTCAAATGTGGATATAATGAGGGGGACCATATCTCTGGAATAGAAATACAACAGTTAAGACAATACCAAGCATTAACATACGGTTCAAAAACCAGAGCTAAAGAGAACAAAGGATATTTGCTGTTTCACCTGCATATTTAATGAGACATGGCGGAGGAGCACCATCTGGCATACCAAGTGCTTCTTTCAGTTCATATGACAGCAATTCTGGCTTCATCTCTCTTAATTTTAcctgaaaaaaagaaaaaagaaaaaaggaaacaaCATCAACAACATGAAGTTGCACTTTCACAAGGAAAAATAGTACAATTA harbors:
- the LOC133729696 gene encoding pre-mRNA-splicing factor sap145-like isoform X2, whose product is MQPKMGKTDIDYQVLHDAFFNYQTMPELTTLGDLYHEGKEFEVKLREMKPELLSYELKEALGMPDGAPPPCLIKYAEIWSPSLYPHLKIPGLNAPIPTGASFGNHQQDQPNYEEEPVAIGVIWRERKKRKNRWRAKI
- the LOC133729696 gene encoding pre-mRNA-splicing factor sap145-like isoform X1 translates to MQPKMGKTDIDYQVLHDAFFNYQTMPELTTLGDLYHEGKEFEVKLREMKPELLSYELKEALGMPDGAPPPCLIKYAEIWSPSLYPHLKIPGLNAPIPTGASFGNHVGGCGKPLFKKFFEVLGISIICTGSKLLYSIIDFLLTAFLWFLNTMANHCMATCLVFSNKISLIMRKSQLLLG